A genome region from Blautia coccoides includes the following:
- a CDS encoding penicillin-binding transpeptidase domain-containing protein: MAKKIKNFFKKICIKRTTVLFLAFILMFFILIQHLFKLQIIEGDEYADNFNLSTTKTRTIKSTRGNIRDRNGQFLAHNQLSYSIILEDNGTYDSNREKNLTLNYVAYSLMKILETNGETLDTSFHIVVDENGEYAFDATDFTLNRFKADVYGQAKIDSLKEDQLNASPKKIMDYLCSSERFGLVNKNDPYTAKELKEHNLPESFTPEETLAVVRIRYALSANSFKKYVPATIATNVSEETVAMVMENKDKLQGVDIMEDSIRVYDDGVYFAPIIGYTGKASAEELEELKKDHPDYSTDAVIGKTGIEQYMETTLQGKDGEEQVTVDNLGKVLQINEDSRVEPVSGDDVYLTIDKDLQEVAYHVLEQKIAGILSDNIVMAKEFDQDSTNNDTANIRTPIYDVYNALIGNSVINTSHFKEEDASETEQTIYGLFTQKQAEVFESIRQELTAAAPEAYKDLPKEMQEYQSYIVNDFLMNKKGILSLDAIDASDPTYIAWTKDSSISLKEFLTYAASQNWIDISQFYAEGDYLDSTEVYNALSEYLTESLTNDSEFSKIIYKYMILSDTISGNQLCLVLYDQGILAADEASYNALASGQKKAYDFLKEKISNLEITPAQLALDPCSGSLVMTDVNSGEVLACVTYPGYDNNRLANQMDIDYYAKLSLDLSRPFFNKATQQKTAPGSTFKIVTAVAGMEEGIVDDNYGVTCTGEFTKVNPPIKCWLHTGHGYLGIQGAIKNSCNTFFNQVVYDMGTDSDGNFSDSLGLEKLRKYAELFQLDQKSGIEITEAEPQITDEAAVASAIGQGTNNYTTSQLARYATTIASRGNIYSLSLLDKVTDSKGTLIEDYTPELKTTMDIPNHEWDIIHAGMREVVENNEAFQDFDYPVSGKTGTAQEVTTRPSHGLFIGFAPSDKPEIAMAVRIANGYSSTNAAAVAKDVISYKYNLVDKDAIVTGTASAGGSTQQTD; encoded by the coding sequence TTGGCTAAGAAAATAAAAAACTTTTTTAAAAAAATTTGTATCAAACGTACCACAGTGCTGTTTCTGGCGTTCATTCTCATGTTCTTTATCCTGATACAGCATCTTTTTAAGCTTCAGATCATTGAGGGCGACGAATACGCCGATAACTTTAATCTGAGCACCACAAAAACGCGTACCATCAAGAGCACCCGAGGGAATATCCGTGACCGGAACGGCCAGTTCCTGGCCCACAACCAGTTGTCCTATTCCATTATACTGGAGGACAATGGAACCTATGACTCCAACAGGGAGAAAAACCTGACACTCAATTATGTGGCATATTCCCTGATGAAAATTCTGGAAACCAATGGGGAAACTCTGGACACATCTTTTCACATTGTGGTGGATGAGAACGGAGAATACGCTTTTGACGCAACTGACTTTACACTGAACCGTTTTAAAGCTGATGTCTATGGACAGGCGAAAATAGATTCCCTGAAAGAAGACCAGCTCAACGCTTCTCCAAAGAAGATCATGGATTATCTGTGCAGCTCTGAGCGCTTCGGACTGGTGAATAAAAATGATCCCTATACAGCCAAAGAGCTAAAAGAACATAACCTGCCGGAATCCTTTACTCCGGAGGAAACTCTGGCTGTTGTTCGTATCCGCTATGCACTGTCTGCCAACAGCTTTAAAAAGTATGTGCCGGCAACTATCGCAACCAACGTAAGCGAAGAAACAGTTGCCATGGTAATGGAGAACAAAGATAAGCTGCAGGGTGTGGATATCATGGAAGACTCCATCCGTGTATATGATGACGGTGTTTATTTTGCGCCGATCATCGGATATACAGGAAAGGCCTCAGCGGAGGAGCTGGAGGAGCTGAAAAAAGACCACCCGGATTACTCCACGGATGCAGTGATCGGTAAAACGGGAATCGAGCAGTATATGGAAACCACCCTTCAGGGAAAAGATGGGGAGGAGCAGGTGACAGTCGACAACCTGGGAAAAGTTCTGCAGATCAATGAGGACTCCCGGGTAGAACCGGTATCCGGCGACGACGTCTACCTGACCATTGACAAAGATCTTCAGGAAGTTGCCTATCATGTTTTGGAGCAGAAGATCGCAGGTATCCTCTCTGACAATATTGTCATGGCAAAGGAATTCGATCAGGATTCTACCAACAACGATACTGCCAATATACGGACACCGATCTATGACGTATATAATGCTCTGATCGGCAACAGTGTGATCAATACCAGCCATTTCAAGGAGGAAGACGCATCTGAGACGGAGCAGACCATTTACGGCCTGTTCACCCAGAAACAGGCAGAAGTCTTTGAATCCATCCGGCAGGAGCTTACCGCTGCCGCGCCGGAAGCCTATAAGGATCTTCCAAAAGAAATGCAGGAGTACCAGAGCTATATAGTTAATGATTTCCTTATGAACAAAAAGGGAATTCTCTCTCTGGACGCCATTGACGCATCAGATCCCACTTATATTGCGTGGACAAAAGACAGTTCCATAAGCCTGAAAGAATTTTTGACTTATGCAGCAAGCCAGAACTGGATCGATATCTCCCAGTTTTATGCAGAGGGGGATTATCTGGACTCTACAGAAGTGTACAATGCACTCTCTGAATATCTGACGGAATCTCTGACAAATGATTCGGAGTTCTCCAAGATCATATATAAATATATGATCCTGTCAGATACCATATCAGGAAACCAGCTCTGCCTGGTCCTCTATGACCAGGGTATCCTGGCCGCAGATGAGGCGTCCTACAATGCGCTTGCATCCGGACAGAAAAAAGCCTATGATTTCTTAAAAGAGAAGATCAGCAATCTGGAGATCACACCGGCACAGTTGGCTCTTGATCCCTGTTCCGGATCTCTTGTTATGACAGATGTAAATTCCGGTGAAGTACTGGCCTGTGTCACCTATCCCGGATATGACAATAACCGTCTGGCCAATCAGATGGATATAGATTATTATGCAAAGCTTTCCCTTGACCTCTCAAGGCCCTTCTTTAACAAGGCTACGCAGCAGAAAACAGCACCCGGTTCCACATTTAAAATCGTGACAGCGGTTGCAGGAATGGAAGAGGGAATTGTTGACGACAATTATGGTGTGACATGTACCGGTGAATTCACCAAGGTCAATCCTCCCATCAAATGCTGGCTGCATACCGGGCACGGCTATCTGGGAATACAGGGAGCTATCAAGAACTCCTGTAATACATTCTTTAACCAGGTAGTCTATGACATGGGCACAGATTCCGATGGGAATTTCTCAGATTCACTGGGACTTGAAAAACTGCGGAAATATGCAGAACTGTTCCAGCTTGACCAGAAATCAGGAATAGAGATCACAGAGGCCGAACCACAGATCACAGACGAAGCAGCCGTGGCATCTGCAATCGGACAGGGTACCAACAACTACACGACCTCACAGTTGGCACGTTATGCCACCACAATCGCAAGCCGGGGAAACATTTATTCGTTGTCCCTTCTTGATAAAGTTACAGACTCCAAAGGAACCCTCATCGAAGACTACACACCGGAGCTGAAGACTACTATGGACATTCCCAATCATGAGTGGGATATTATCCATGCAGGAATGCGGGAAGTAGTAGAGAACAATGAAGCCTTCCAGGACTTTGATTATCCGGTATCCGGTAAAACAGGTACCGCCCAGGAGGTTACAACCCGGCCCAGCCACGGACTCTTCATCGGATTTGCCCCATCGGACAAACCGGAGATCGCCATGGCAGTCCGCATTGCCAATGGATACAGTTCCACCAATGCGGCAGCAGTAGCAAAAGATGTAATCAGCTATAAGTACAATCTTGTGGATAAAGATGCGATAGTAACCGGAACGGCATCCGCAGGCGGAAGTACACAGCAGACAGACTAA
- the minD gene encoding septum site-determining protein MinD, protein MSEIIVVTSGKGGVGKTTVTANLGLGLAKLNKKVVVVDTDIGLRNLDVVLGLENRIVYNLIDVIEGSCRMKQALIRDKQCDNLCLLPSAQTRDKTAITPEQMIKLTDDLAEEFDYILLDCPAGIEQGFKNAIAGANRAIVVTTPEVSAIRDADRIIGLLQANEMPRVQLVINRLRMDMIRRGEMMSVEDVTEILAVELLGAIPDDEAVVIATNQGEPLCGQDSMSGQAFLNICRRIAGEDVPFLNFQSKQGVFKRLSGIFKK, encoded by the coding sequence ATGAGTGAAATTATTGTAGTGACTTCCGGAAAAGGCGGGGTCGGAAAAACCACCGTTACGGCGAATCTTGGGCTTGGACTTGCAAAGCTCAACAAAAAGGTAGTCGTAGTGGATACGGATATCGGGCTTCGGAATCTGGATGTGGTACTCGGGCTTGAAAACAGGATCGTCTACAACCTTATCGATGTCATTGAGGGGAGCTGCCGCATGAAGCAGGCGCTCATCCGGGACAAGCAGTGTGACAATCTCTGCCTTCTGCCCTCAGCCCAGACCAGAGACAAGACGGCTATCACGCCGGAACAAATGATCAAACTGACGGATGACCTGGCAGAGGAGTTTGACTATATTCTGCTGGACTGCCCGGCAGGTATTGAACAGGGTTTTAAAAATGCCATTGCAGGGGCGAACCGGGCGATCGTGGTAACGACACCGGAGGTATCCGCTATCCGGGATGCGGACCGTATCATCGGACTGCTCCAGGCCAATGAAATGCCCAGGGTACAGCTTGTCATCAACCGCCTGCGCATGGATATGATAAGACGCGGGGAGATGATGTCCGTGGAGGATGTCACTGAGATTCTGGCGGTGGAGCTTTTGGGAGCGATTCCGGATGATGAGGCTGTGGTTATCGCCACCAATCAGGGGGAACCGCTCTGCGGGCAGGACTCCATGTCAGGACAGGCTTTTTTGAACATCTGCCGCAGGATAGCGGGAGAGGACGTACCTTTCCTGAACTTCCAGTCAAAGCAGGGTGTATTCAAAAGGCTGTCCGGTATCTTTAAAAAATAA
- the minE gene encoding cell division topological specificity factor MinE has product MLIHFRNKRSGHVAKDRLKLLLVSERLDCSPQMMTMLQNDMVRAVSRYFTVQEQKVEIRYLKDTTTVLAKIPLKADIQESYPGF; this is encoded by the coding sequence GTGTTGATTCATTTTCGGAATAAACGTTCCGGTCATGTAGCAAAAGACCGGCTGAAGCTTCTCCTCGTATCCGAGAGGCTGGATTGTTCTCCACAAATGATGACCATGCTTCAAAACGATATGGTCCGTGCCGTGAGCAGATATTTCACCGTACAGGAGCAAAAAGTGGAAATCCGTTATTTAAAGGATACCACTACCGTTTTGGCAAAGATTCCTCTGAAAGCAGATATACAGGAATCCTATCCCGGTTTTTAG
- a CDS encoding FtsW/RodA/SpoVE family cell cycle protein: MIKQYKLRDYNFRLVLFLVVLTFMGVLLVGSAEPDLQKKQLMGMILGLVIMVIVSLMDFSWILNFYWIMYFCNILMLLAVWFFGTESKGAARWLRIGGFQFQPTELSKIIIILFFARFFMEHEEDLNTFKTILKSVVLIAIPLAMVFSQPDLKNTITVAILFCILLYLAGLSYKIIGGALLIAIPLVIVFLFIVIQPDQKLINDYQRDRIMTFLYPEEEEYSDDVIQQQNSIMAIGSGKLTGKGLNNNEVATANKGNFVSESQTDFIFSVAGEELGFLGCTAIILLIFLIIYECMRTGRRAKDLSGSLICYGMASLIAVQSFINICVATGLGPNTGTPLPFVSYGLSSMVSLYIGMGLVLNVSLQKNRTYREVEKS; encoded by the coding sequence ATGATTAAACAATATAAACTACGCGACTACAATTTCAGACTGGTGCTGTTTCTGGTGGTACTCACTTTTATGGGGGTGCTTCTGGTGGGAAGCGCGGAACCGGATCTGCAGAAAAAACAGCTCATGGGTATGATCCTTGGTCTTGTGATCATGGTGATCGTCTCCCTGATGGATTTTAGCTGGATCCTGAATTTTTACTGGATCATGTATTTCTGCAATATCCTCATGCTTCTCGCTGTGTGGTTTTTCGGTACAGAGTCCAAAGGTGCTGCCAGATGGCTGCGTATCGGAGGATTCCAGTTCCAGCCTACAGAGCTGTCGAAAATCATTATCATACTGTTTTTTGCCCGCTTTTTTATGGAGCATGAAGAAGACCTGAACACGTTTAAGACAATTTTAAAATCTGTGGTGCTGATCGCCATTCCTCTGGCAATGGTATTTAGTCAGCCGGACTTGAAAAATACGATCACAGTTGCTATACTTTTCTGTATACTGCTGTATCTTGCAGGGCTGAGCTATAAGATCATAGGCGGGGCGCTGCTCATCGCCATACCGCTGGTGATCGTGTTTCTGTTCATTGTCATACAGCCCGACCAGAAGCTGATCAATGATTATCAGAGAGACAGGATTATGACATTTCTCTATCCTGAAGAGGAGGAGTATTCAGATGATGTCATCCAGCAGCAGAATTCCATCATGGCCATCGGCTCAGGAAAGCTGACCGGAAAAGGCCTGAACAACAATGAAGTGGCAACTGCCAACAAAGGAAATTTTGTCTCTGAGAGCCAGACGGACTTTATCTTTTCCGTGGCGGGGGAGGAGCTGGGATTTCTGGGCTGCACAGCAATTATTCTGCTCATTTTCCTGATCATCTATGAATGTATGAGGACGGGCAGAAGGGCGAAGGATCTATCCGGCAGCCTCATATGCTACGGTATGGCTTCTCTTATAGCAGTACAGAGTTTTATCAACATCTGCGTGGCAACAGGACTTGGCCCCAACACAGGTACGCCTCTTCCTTTTGTCAGCTACGGGCTTTCTTCCATGGTAAGCCTTTATATCGGTATGGGACTGGTATTAAATGTCAGTCTTCAGAAAAACAGAACCTACAGGGAGGTAGAAAAATCGTGA
- a CDS encoding methylglyoxal synthase, producing MNIGLIAHNSKKKLMQNFCIAYRSVLSKNELYATGTTGRLIEEASNLNVHKFLAGHLGGEQQMGALIEQNQMDLIIYLREPLAPQKHDPDVKRIFHLCDTHNIPLATNLATAEMMIKSLDRGELDWREMYK from the coding sequence GTGAACATCGGATTAATTGCACACAACTCAAAGAAAAAATTAATGCAGAACTTCTGTATTGCCTACAGGAGTGTTTTGTCAAAAAATGAACTCTATGCAACAGGTACCACAGGCAGGCTCATTGAGGAGGCTTCCAATTTGAATGTACACAAGTTCCTGGCCGGTCATCTTGGCGGGGAACAGCAGATGGGGGCTTTGATCGAACAGAATCAAATGGATCTGATCATCTATCTGCGTGAGCCTCTGGCACCACAGAAACACGATCCGGATGTAAAGAGGATTTTTCATCTGTGTGATACGCACAATATCCCCCTGGCAACCAATCTTGCCACAGCTGAAATGATGATCAAATCACTTGACAGAGGAGAGTTGGACTGGCGTGAAATGTACAAATAA
- a CDS encoding D-alanyl-D-alanine carboxypeptidase family protein translates to MKCTNKPKKRLSKKAQRKRRIKRTLFLGMFFVILLLAGVLGIFMLKGRQAVDAPMAFRLTTEVFGQTIGEDSLVAEGVAADLCVGPGDTPMEGIETQGEERAALFDIQDKKLLFSKSLYEKSYPASITKIMTALVALEKANMDEIVTIQAQDIQLEADSQVCGLAEGDQISMDQLFHALLVYSANDAAMAIARTVGGSVESFVDMMNEEAQHLGMTGTHFVNPHGLHDDDHYTTVYDIYLMLNEAMKHQEFTDITQLSNYTINYKSADGSAMQKWLDATDQYLTGESSAPKGVTILGGKTGTTGKAGACLALMVQNNYGEPYVSIVLNAENKPVLYERMNQLLEKVNRS, encoded by the coding sequence GTGAAATGTACAAATAAACCTAAAAAAAGGCTTTCCAAAAAAGCACAGAGAAAACGTAGGATCAAGCGGACTCTGTTTCTCGGCATGTTTTTCGTCATTCTGCTTTTAGCAGGTGTTCTGGGGATTTTTATGCTGAAGGGCAGACAGGCAGTAGACGCGCCCATGGCATTCAGACTGACTACGGAAGTGTTCGGCCAGACCATAGGTGAAGATTCCCTGGTGGCGGAAGGCGTAGCGGCAGATTTGTGCGTAGGCCCAGGTGACACACCCATGGAAGGGATTGAGACACAGGGGGAGGAGAGAGCAGCACTTTTTGATATCCAGGATAAAAAGCTGCTTTTTTCAAAATCTCTTTATGAGAAATCCTATCCGGCCAGTATCACCAAGATCATGACAGCACTGGTGGCCCTTGAGAAAGCCAATATGGATGAAATCGTGACCATACAGGCGCAGGATATCCAGCTTGAGGCAGATTCCCAGGTATGCGGTCTTGCAGAGGGGGATCAGATATCCATGGACCAGCTTTTCCATGCGCTTCTTGTCTATTCAGCCAACGATGCGGCAATGGCCATTGCCAGGACTGTAGGCGGCAGCGTGGAGAGCTTTGTGGATATGATGAATGAGGAAGCTCAGCATCTGGGTATGACGGGAACACATTTTGTGAATCCTCACGGACTTCACGATGACGACCATTATACCACGGTCTACGACATTTATCTGATGCTCAATGAAGCGATGAAACATCAGGAGTTTACAGATATCACACAGTTAAGCAATTATACGATTAATTACAAATCAGCAGACGGGTCTGCCATGCAGAAGTGGCTGGATGCCACAGACCAGTATCTGACAGGAGAGTCCAGCGCACCCAAAGGAGTAACCATCCTGGGCGGAAAAACCGGCACTACCGGCAAGGCAGGAGCCTGCCTGGCTCTGATGGTACAGAACAACTATGGAGAGCCGTATGTGTCCATTGTATTGAACGCGGAAAACAAACCTGTTTTGTATGAACGTATGAACCAGCTTCTGGAGAAAGTGAATCGTTCCTAA